A genomic segment from Stappia indica encodes:
- a CDS encoding malonyl-CoA decarboxylase, which translates to MSSSSFFNDLLASIAEQGRHFLDLRRDRPPSGRALGDLCEALLSGRGEASGVALARDVLASYVALPPEGRAEFFDELAARFGPDRDKVEEAARSVLEDPLDEARLRRLHAVSEPRRQELIRRLNLAPGGTSALVGMRRELLAGLREHPRWTDVDRDFEHLFSSWFNRGFLVMRRIDWSTPAVILERIIRYEAVHEIRDWDDLRRRIDVPDRRLYAFFHPALVDDPLIFVEVALTKAIPDAIPPILAEQRTGIDGIEANTAVFYSISNCQEGLRGISFGNFLIKQVVEELRRDLPNLKTFVTLSPVPGLRTWLGKALAEEGHPALSVLTPELRELLANGGGEAQLPEEAREPLRALCAHYLAREKRGGRKPLDPVARFHLGNGARLERINWNADPSRNGMRQSFGLMVNYLYDLGDIEKNHEAFEAQGTVAAASSVTRLLKSVPELRTQTPDPVA; encoded by the coding sequence ATGAGCAGCAGCAGCTTCTTCAACGACCTTCTCGCCTCCATCGCCGAGCAGGGCCGCCACTTCCTCGACCTTAGGCGGGACCGTCCGCCGAGCGGCCGGGCGCTGGGCGATCTTTGCGAGGCGCTGCTGTCGGGGCGGGGCGAGGCCTCCGGCGTCGCCCTCGCGCGCGACGTGCTGGCGAGCTATGTCGCCCTGCCGCCGGAGGGGCGGGCCGAGTTCTTCGACGAGCTCGCCGCCCGCTTCGGCCCGGACCGCGACAAGGTCGAGGAAGCTGCCCGCTCTGTGCTCGAGGATCCATTGGACGAGGCGCGCCTGCGCCGGCTCCACGCGGTCTCCGAGCCGCGCCGCCAGGAGCTGATCCGCCGGCTCAACCTGGCGCCGGGGGGCACCTCGGCGCTGGTCGGCATGCGGCGGGAGCTGCTGGCGGGCCTGCGCGAGCATCCCCGCTGGACCGATGTCGACCGGGATTTCGAGCATCTGTTCTCGTCCTGGTTCAACCGCGGCTTCCTGGTCATGCGCCGGATCGACTGGTCGACCCCGGCGGTGATCCTGGAGCGCATCATCCGCTACGAGGCGGTGCACGAGATCCGCGACTGGGACGACCTGCGCCGGCGCATCGACGTGCCCGACCGGCGGCTCTATGCCTTCTTCCATCCCGCGCTGGTCGACGATCCGCTGATCTTCGTCGAGGTGGCGCTGACCAAGGCGATCCCGGACGCGATCCCGCCGATCCTCGCCGAGCAGCGCACGGGCATCGACGGGATCGAGGCCAACACGGCGGTCTTCTACTCCATCTCCAACTGCCAGGAGGGCCTGCGCGGCATCTCCTTCGGCAACTTCCTGATCAAGCAGGTGGTGGAGGAACTGCGCCGCGACCTGCCGAATCTCAAGACCTTCGTCACCCTGTCGCCGGTGCCGGGCCTGCGCACCTGGCTCGGCAAGGCGCTGGCGGAGGAGGGTCACCCGGCGCTCTCCGTGCTGACGCCGGAGCTGCGCGAGCTCTTGGCGAATGGCGGCGGCGAGGCGCAGCTGCCGGAGGAGGCGCGCGAGCCCTTGCGGGCTCTTTGCGCGCATTATCTGGCGCGCGAGAAGCGCGGCGGCCGCAAGCCGCTCGACCCCGTCGCCCGCTTCCATTTGGGCAACGGCGCCCGGCTGGAGCGCATCAACTGGAATGCCGATCCCTCGCGCAACGGCATGCGCCAGTCCTTCGGCCTGATGGTCAACTATCTTTACGATCTCGGCGATATCGAGAAAAACCACGAGGCCTTCGAGGCCCAGGGCACGGTCGCTGCCGCCAGCTCCGTCACCCGCCTGCTGAAATCCGTCCCCGAACTCAGGACACAGACACCGGACCCCGTCGCATGA
- a CDS encoding malonate--CoA ligase, translating to MTQENHLFSRIRAAIRNEQAPFIEKPSGEVITYGGLLARSAAYANALVSLGVKPGDRVAVQVEKSADALMLYLGTVRAGAVFLPLNTAYTPAEIDYFVGDAAPALLVCDPARKDALAPIAEKVGARVETLDPEGRGSLRDAADAAATDFDDVARGADDLAAILYTSGTTGRSKGAMLSHENLTSNASVLVDYWHYTSNDVLLHALPIFHTHGLFVATNVTLLAGGSMLFLPKFDLDEILRLMPRATTMMGVPTFYARLLGTDRFTRELAAHMRLFVSGSAPLSAEVHKAFSARTGHAILERYGMTETNMNTSNPYDGDRRPGTVGFPLPGVELRIADPDSGKVLAQGEVGVIEVKGPNVFKGYWQMPEKTASEFREGGFFITGDMGLVDERGYVSIVGRAKDLIISGGFNVYPAEVEAAIDEIEGVAESAVIGVPHADFGEGVVAVVAAHKGVSLDPDAVVAPLAERLARFKQPKKVYVLPELPRNTMGKIQKNVLRDMYKDTFA from the coding sequence ATGACGCAAGAAAACCATCTCTTCTCCCGTATCCGCGCCGCCATTCGCAACGAGCAGGCGCCCTTCATCGAAAAGCCCTCGGGAGAGGTCATCACCTATGGCGGGCTGCTCGCCCGCTCCGCCGCCTATGCCAACGCGCTCGTCTCCCTCGGCGTCAAGCCGGGCGACCGCGTCGCCGTGCAGGTGGAAAAGTCGGCCGATGCCCTGATGCTCTATCTCGGCACCGTGCGCGCCGGCGCCGTGTTCCTGCCGCTCAACACCGCCTACACCCCGGCGGAGATCGACTATTTCGTCGGCGACGCCGCCCCGGCGCTGCTGGTCTGCGATCCCGCCCGCAAGGACGCGCTCGCCCCCATCGCTGAGAAGGTCGGTGCGCGGGTCGAAACGCTGGACCCCGAAGGGCGCGGCAGCCTCCGCGATGCGGCGGATGCGGCGGCCACCGACTTCGACGACGTCGCCCGCGGCGCCGACGATCTGGCGGCGATCCTCTACACCTCCGGCACCACCGGGCGCTCCAAGGGCGCGATGCTCAGCCACGAGAACCTGACCTCCAACGCCTCGGTCCTCGTCGACTACTGGCACTACACGTCGAACGACGTGCTGCTGCACGCCCTGCCGATCTTCCACACCCACGGGCTGTTCGTCGCCACCAATGTGACGCTGCTGGCCGGCGGGTCCATGCTGTTCCTGCCGAAATTCGATCTCGACGAGATCCTGCGCCTGATGCCGCGCGCCACCACCATGATGGGCGTGCCGACCTTCTACGCGCGCCTGCTCGGCACCGACCGCTTCACCCGCGAGCTCGCCGCCCACATGCGTCTGTTCGTCTCCGGTTCGGCGCCGCTCTCGGCCGAGGTGCACAAGGCCTTCAGCGCCCGCACCGGCCACGCCATTCTCGAGCGCTACGGCATGACCGAGACTAACATGAACACCTCAAACCCCTATGACGGCGACCGCCGTCCGGGCACGGTCGGCTTCCCGCTGCCGGGCGTGGAGCTGCGCATCGCCGATCCGGACAGCGGCAAGGTACTGGCCCAGGGCGAGGTCGGCGTCATCGAGGTCAAGGGCCCGAACGTCTTCAAGGGCTACTGGCAGATGCCGGAAAAGACCGCGTCGGAGTTCCGCGAGGGCGGCTTCTTCATCACCGGCGACATGGGCCTTGTCGACGAGCGCGGGTACGTCTCCATCGTCGGCCGCGCCAAGGACCTGATCATCTCCGGCGGCTTCAACGTCTATCCGGCCGAGGTCGAGGCGGCGATCGACGAGATCGAGGGCGTGGCGGAGAGCGCGGTGATCGGCGTGCCGCATGCAGATTTCGGCGAGGGCGTCGTCGCCGTCGTTGCCGCGCACAAGGGCGTCTCGCTCGATCCGGACGCGGTGGTCGCCCCGCTCGCCGAGCGTCTGGCCCGCTTCAAGCAGCCGAAGAAGGTCTACGTGCTGCCCGAGTTGCCGCGCAACACCATGGGCAAGATCCAGAAGAACGTTTTGCGCGACATGTACAAGGACACGTTCGCCTGA
- a CDS encoding FadR/GntR family transcriptional regulator produces the protein MQKDQTSLPAASQPMRGNLKSAVAETLALRILDGTYQPGTTLPTEAELLGSLGVSRTCLREALQILVGKGLITSRPKHGTSVRPEVNWNFLDDQMLTWRQKVVPQGQLLAELVAIREMVEPEAAALAAQNADAQTIAALREALDAMGIADGNRTPATQDADVRFHRLLLAAGGNALLSGLGACIENALRASIRISSDPGVSDPIALGQHAKVLDAVEAREPERAREEMRKLMAMTRALLTRVKALD, from the coding sequence ATGCAGAAAGACCAGACCAGCCTGCCGGCCGCATCCCAGCCGATGCGCGGCAATCTCAAGTCGGCAGTGGCGGAGACGCTTGCCCTGCGCATTCTCGACGGCACCTACCAGCCGGGTACGACGCTGCCGACGGAGGCCGAACTGCTGGGCAGCCTCGGCGTCAGCCGAACCTGCCTGCGCGAAGCGTTGCAGATCCTCGTCGGCAAGGGACTGATCACCTCGCGGCCCAAGCACGGCACCAGCGTGCGGCCGGAGGTGAACTGGAACTTCCTCGACGACCAGATGCTGACCTGGCGGCAGAAGGTGGTGCCGCAGGGCCAGTTGCTGGCCGAGCTGGTCGCCATCCGCGAAATGGTGGAGCCGGAGGCCGCCGCCCTTGCCGCCCAGAACGCGGATGCGCAGACCATCGCCGCGCTGCGCGAGGCGCTGGATGCCATGGGCATCGCCGACGGCAACCGCACGCCGGCGACCCAGGACGCGGACGTGCGCTTCCACCGGCTGCTGCTGGCGGCCGGCGGCAATGCGCTGCTGTCGGGCCTCGGCGCCTGCATCGAGAACGCGCTGAGGGCCTCGATCCGCATCAGCTCCGATCCGGGCGTCAGCGACCCGATCGCGCTCGGCCAGCACGCCAAGGTGCTGGATGCGGTCGAGGCGCGCGAGCCGGAGCGGGCGCGCGAGGAGATGCGCAAGCTGATGGCGATGACCCGCGCGCTGCTGACCCGGGTGAAGGCTCTGGACTGA
- a CDS encoding TRAP transporter small permease subunit, whose translation MSFYITAVSAVSRFFGLIAMVLTGSAALVVTHMVIVRYFLGGSTVWQTEYVVYALVAATFLGSPYVLLNKGHVNVDLLQLRAAPAGRRILQTLSALAGITFCALLAWSGWVYFHEAWSFGWRTSTVWAIPLWIPLLPLPLGVGLMVLQYIAEIIKIQGGAQ comes from the coding sequence ATGTCCTTCTACATAACCGCGGTCTCGGCCGTCTCGCGCTTCTTCGGACTGATCGCGATGGTGCTGACGGGAAGCGCCGCGCTGGTCGTCACGCATATGGTGATCGTGCGCTATTTCCTCGGCGGCTCGACCGTCTGGCAGACCGAATACGTCGTCTATGCGCTCGTCGCCGCCACCTTCCTCGGCTCGCCTTACGTGCTGCTCAACAAGGGCCACGTGAATGTCGACCTGCTGCAGCTGCGCGCCGCTCCTGCCGGCCGCCGGATCCTGCAGACCCTGTCGGCGCTGGCCGGCATCACCTTCTGCGCCCTGCTGGCCTGGTCGGGCTGGGTCTATTTCCACGAGGCCTGGTCCTTCGGCTGGCGCACCAGCACCGTGTGGGCCATCCCGCTGTGGATCCCCTTGCTGCCGCTGCCGCTCGGCGTCGGCCTGATGGTCCTGCAATACATCGCCGAAATCATCAAGATTCAGGGAGGCGCGCAATGA
- the dctP gene encoding TRAP transporter substrate-binding protein DctP — translation MFKSFTRAALGLTTALALAVPAAHAADVVLKASHQWPGGKGDVRDEMVQILAREVAKANVGVEIKVYPGQSLFKANEQWGAMTKGQLDISAFPLDYASGRHPQFSATLMPGLVRNHDRATRLNTSPFMDDIKKIVNDAGVVVIADAWLAGGFASKKQCITSPETMQGQVTRAAGPAFEQMLVGAGASISSMPSSEIYTGLQTGVLDAANTSSGSFVSYRLYEQTTCLTAPGANALWFMYEPILMSKRSWDKMSKEQQDALMAAGKVAQDYFAAEAKGLDDKMIKAFKDAGVEVVEMSPEDYDAWLAIAKETSYKNFSENVPGGEELIAKALAVD, via the coding sequence ATGTTCAAGTCATTCACCAGGGCCGCTCTCGGCCTGACCACCGCCCTTGCCCTGGCCGTTCCGGCCGCCCATGCCGCCGACGTGGTGCTCAAGGCCTCGCACCAGTGGCCGGGCGGCAAGGGCGACGTGCGCGACGAGATGGTCCAGATCCTGGCCCGCGAGGTCGCCAAGGCCAATGTCGGCGTCGAGATCAAGGTCTATCCCGGCCAGTCGCTGTTCAAGGCGAACGAGCAGTGGGGTGCCATGACCAAGGGCCAGCTCGACATCTCCGCCTTCCCGCTGGACTACGCCTCGGGCCGTCATCCGCAGTTCTCGGCGACCCTGATGCCGGGCCTGGTGCGCAACCATGACCGCGCCACCCGCCTCAACACCTCGCCCTTCATGGACGACATCAAGAAGATCGTGAACGATGCCGGCGTCGTCGTCATCGCCGATGCGTGGCTCGCCGGCGGCTTCGCCTCCAAGAAGCAGTGCATCACATCGCCGGAGACGATGCAGGGTCAGGTGACCCGCGCGGCCGGCCCGGCCTTCGAGCAGATGCTGGTGGGAGCGGGCGCCTCGATTTCCTCGATGCCGTCCTCGGAAATCTATACCGGCCTGCAGACCGGCGTGCTCGACGCGGCCAACACCTCGTCCGGTTCGTTCGTGTCCTACCGCCTCTACGAGCAGACCACCTGCCTGACCGCGCCGGGCGCAAATGCGCTGTGGTTCATGTACGAGCCGATCCTCATGTCCAAGCGCAGCTGGGACAAGATGTCCAAGGAGCAGCAGGACGCGCTGATGGCCGCCGGCAAGGTCGCGCAGGATTACTTCGCGGCGGAGGCCAAGGGTCTCGACGACAAGATGATCAAGGCGTTCAAGGATGCCGGCGTCGAGGTCGTGGAGATGTCGCCGGAGGACTACGACGCCTGGCTCGCCATCGCCAAGGAGACCTCCTACAAGAACTTCTCCGAGAACGTTCCGGGCGGCGAGGAGCTGATCGCCAAGGCCCTGGCGGTCGACTGA
- a CDS encoding L,D-transpeptidase: MDADTKDIRQIADRIADRSGEPLRLSRRALIIGAPLVLAACQSSGIATTGAAVAPAVAKGPPLPGEDFDYAKAYAAVTDYDFKVPALAYKKFDRKYWRQVVDYDSRHPAGTIVVDPYGKFLYWTLPGGKALRYGIGVGKAGFAWSGDAKVRVKRVWPLWRPPREMIARNPHLEKYWKDGYPRGPQNPLGARALDLWQGSVDTLYRIHGTKEPGSIGRSVSSGCIRMWNQDIMDLFERVPTHTKVVVLGKPSASS, from the coding sequence ATGGACGCTGATACCAAAGACATTCGCCAGATTGCGGACCGGATCGCGGACCGGAGCGGGGAGCCGCTGCGGCTCAGCCGGCGCGCGCTCATCATCGGCGCCCCGCTGGTGCTGGCCGCCTGCCAGAGTTCGGGCATCGCCACGACAGGTGCCGCCGTCGCGCCGGCGGTCGCCAAGGGCCCGCCGCTGCCGGGCGAGGATTTCGACTACGCCAAGGCCTATGCGGCGGTGACCGACTACGATTTCAAGGTGCCCGCGCTCGCCTACAAGAAGTTCGACCGCAAGTACTGGCGCCAGGTCGTCGACTACGACAGCCGCCATCCGGCCGGCACCATCGTCGTCGACCCCTATGGCAAGTTCCTCTACTGGACGCTGCCGGGCGGCAAGGCGCTGCGCTACGGCATCGGCGTCGGCAAGGCGGGCTTTGCCTGGTCGGGCGACGCCAAGGTCCGCGTCAAGCGGGTGTGGCCGCTCTGGCGCCCTCCGCGGGAGATGATCGCCCGCAACCCGCATCTCGAAAAGTACTGGAAGGACGGCTATCCGCGCGGTCCGCAGAACCCGCTCGGCGCGCGCGCCCTCGACCTGTGGCAGGGCAGCGTCGACACGCTTTACCGCATCCACGGCACCAAGGAGCCGGGAAGCATCGGCCGCAGCGTGTCGTCGGGCTGCATCCGCATGTGGAACCAGGACATCATGGACCTGTTCGAGCGGGTGCCGACCCACACCAAGGTGGTGGTGCTCGGCAAGCCGTCCGCAAGCTCCTGA
- a CDS encoding rhodanese-like domain-containing protein — translation MRLLTALVATGLAVSTLPLHAEEALNLGPDSTSVTIQTEDGPVEITRTMNETQLIGGVLQPMIPVPGVQPAGELEVLAALQDEKARVVDMRTMEWRVKSTIPGSIHIPYTEVSMRLDELGCTGEQGKWDCSGALEVFAFCNGPACGQSPQAIRAMVREGFPAEKIHYYRGGMQDWLVLGLTTVENLF, via the coding sequence ATGCGTCTTCTGACCGCCCTCGTGGCGACGGGCCTTGCCGTCTCGACGCTTCCGCTGCATGCGGAAGAGGCCCTCAATCTCGGTCCGGACAGCACGTCCGTCACCATCCAGACCGAAGACGGGCCGGTCGAGATCACCCGAACGATGAACGAGACCCAGCTGATCGGCGGCGTGCTGCAGCCGATGATCCCGGTGCCCGGCGTGCAGCCGGCCGGCGAGCTGGAAGTGCTGGCCGCGCTGCAGGACGAGAAGGCCCGCGTCGTCGACATGCGCACGATGGAATGGCGCGTGAAGTCGACGATCCCCGGCTCGATCCACATTCCCTACACCGAAGTGTCGATGCGGCTCGACGAGCTGGGCTGCACCGGCGAGCAGGGCAAGTGGGACTGCAGCGGCGCGCTCGAGGTCTTCGCCTTCTGCAACGGCCCGGCCTGCGGCCAGAGCCCGCAGGCGATCCGCGCCATGGTGCGCGAGGGCTTCCCGGCGGAGAAGATCCACTACTATCGCGGCGGCATGCAGGACTGGCTTGTGCTGGGCCTGACCACCGTCGAGAACCTGTTCTGA
- a CDS encoding TRAP transporter large permease has protein sequence MTPMLWGAGVLVGLLALLAVGTPIAFALGLVSILALILADGWGSVSILGETFFGGLASFGLVSIPMFILMGAAVASSPAGKDLYEALDRWLNRVPGGLVLSNLGACSIFAALSGSSPATCAAIGKMGIPEMTKRGYPNEIAAGSIAAGGTLGILIPPSVTMIVYGIATETSIGRLFLAGLVPGFMLTVLFMAWTIYDCRRRGIGLDMLGRRFSFRERIEVLPRVLPFLGIIAAILYVLYGGVATPSEAAGVGALFCLIFVAVIYRLWKLSLYSSLFRDTLKESVMIMMIIGASELFSFALSSLFITQTIAEWISLLDVNKWVLMAIINAFLLFAGFFLPPVAVILMTAPILLPIIIQAGFDPYWFAVILTINMEIGLITPPVGLNLYVINGIAPNITLGEILRGSLPYVGCMVVGIVLLCLMPEIALWLPNLLMGPAL, from the coding sequence ATGACGCCCATGCTCTGGGGCGCCGGCGTGCTCGTCGGGCTGCTCGCGCTTCTCGCGGTCGGAACGCCGATCGCCTTCGCCCTCGGTCTCGTGTCGATCCTGGCGCTGATCCTTGCCGACGGCTGGGGCAGCGTGTCGATCCTCGGCGAGACCTTCTTCGGCGGCCTCGCCTCCTTCGGCCTGGTGTCGATCCCCATGTTCATCCTGATGGGCGCGGCCGTTGCCTCCTCGCCCGCCGGCAAGGACCTCTACGAGGCGCTCGACCGCTGGCTCAACCGGGTGCCCGGCGGCCTCGTCCTGTCCAATCTCGGCGCCTGCTCGATCTTCGCCGCCCTGTCGGGCTCGTCCCCGGCCACCTGCGCCGCCATCGGCAAGATGGGCATCCCGGAGATGACCAAGCGCGGCTATCCGAACGAGATCGCGGCCGGCTCGATCGCCGCCGGCGGCACGCTCGGCATCCTCATTCCGCCGTCGGTCACCATGATCGTCTACGGCATCGCCACCGAGACCTCGATCGGCCGGCTGTTCCTCGCCGGTCTCGTGCCGGGCTTCATGCTCACGGTCCTGTTCATGGCCTGGACCATCTACGACTGCCGCCGTCGCGGCATCGGCCTCGACATGCTGGGCCGCCGCTTCTCGTTCCGCGAACGCATCGAGGTGCTGCCGCGCGTCCTGCCGTTCCTCGGCATCATCGCGGCGATCCTCTACGTGCTCTATGGCGGCGTCGCCACCCCGTCGGAGGCCGCCGGCGTCGGCGCGCTGTTCTGCCTCATCTTCGTGGCCGTGATCTACCGGCTGTGGAAGCTGTCGCTCTACAGCTCGCTGTTCCGCGACACGCTGAAGGAAAGCGTCATGATCATGATGATCATCGGCGCCTCGGAGCTGTTCTCCTTCGCCCTCTCCTCGCTCTTCATCACCCAGACCATCGCAGAGTGGATCTCCCTGCTCGACGTCAACAAGTGGGTGCTGATGGCGATCATCAACGCCTTCCTGTTGTTCGCCGGCTTCTTCCTGCCGCCGGTGGCGGTGATCCTGATGACGGCGCCGATCCTGCTGCCGATCATCATCCAGGCGGGCTTCGATCCCTACTGGTTCGCGGTCATCCTCACCATCAACATGGAAATCGGTCTGATCACCCCGCCGGTCGGCCTGAACCTCTATGTCATCAACGGCATCGCGCCCAATATCACCCTCGGCGAGATCCTGCGCGGATCGCTCCCCTATGTCGGGTGCATGGTTGTGGGTATCGTGTTGCTGTGCCTGATGCCGGAGATCGCGCTCTGGCTGCCTAACCTCCTGATGGGACCCGCCCTATGA
- a CDS encoding GntR family transcriptional regulator gives MDASSNTQRPTLRTAQILREALEYDIATGVFAPGTRLDEVSLAKRFNVSRTPIREALIELSASGLVEIRPRRGAFVQEIGVSRLIEMFEVMAELEAMCARLACRRMTTGEHADLLAAHDACTAAADAGEPDAYFYANETFHDTIYRGSGNGFLADQARALQNRLKPYRRLQLRVRNRVGNSLSEHQAIVDAIIAGDDRKAEGALRSHILIQGERFNDFVASLARADTAQARRLKG, from the coding sequence ATGGATGCATCGTCGAACACCCAAAGACCCACCCTGCGCACCGCACAGATCCTGCGCGAAGCGCTGGAATACGACATTGCGACCGGCGTTTTCGCCCCCGGAACGCGGCTCGACGAGGTGTCGCTGGCCAAGCGCTTCAACGTTTCGCGCACGCCGATCCGCGAAGCATTGATCGAGCTGTCGGCTTCCGGACTGGTGGAGATCCGCCCCCGGCGCGGCGCCTTCGTGCAGGAGATCGGCGTCTCGCGGCTGATCGAGATGTTCGAGGTGATGGCGGAGCTGGAGGCGATGTGCGCAAGGCTCGCCTGCCGGCGGATGACGACGGGCGAGCACGCGGACCTGCTGGCGGCGCACGACGCCTGCACGGCGGCGGCCGATGCGGGCGAGCCGGACGCCTATTTCTACGCCAACGAGACGTTCCACGACACGATCTATCGCGGCAGCGGCAACGGCTTCCTCGCCGATCAGGCACGGGCGCTGCAGAACCGCCTGAAGCCGTATCGCCGGCTTCAGCTGAGAGTGCGCAATCGTGTGGGAAATTCGCTGAGCGAGCACCAGGCGATCGTCGATGCGATCATCGCGGGAGACGACCGCAAGGCCGAAGGCGCGCTACGCTCGCATATCCTGATCCAGGGCGAGCGGTTCAACGACTTCGTCGCCTCGCTCGCCCGGGCGGATACGGCACAGGCACGACGGCTCAAGGGGTGA